The following DNA comes from Puniceicoccaceae bacterium.
AATCTGGGAAATGCCCTGCGCGGACTGGGCGACTACAACGGAGCGGCTTCCTGTTTTGAAGCGATTTTGCAGAAACTTCCCAACCCTGCTCAGGCTCGGTTCAATCTGGCTTGTGTTTTGTTGGCAAGTGGCGACAGAAGTCGGGGATTGCAGTACTATGAGAGTCGCCTGGAGCTGCCGGGTTATGAGCGTTTGCGCGCGCGCAACTCCGCACCGCACTGGAGGGGGGAACCGCTTTGGGGAAAGCGGTTGCTGGTCTATGCGGAGCAGGGACTGGGAGATACGCTGATGATGGCGCGCTATCTCCCGTGGCTGTTGCAGCAGGGGGCGAAGGGTGTGATCGTTGAGGTTCAGAAACCTGTTTGCTGGTTGCTCAGGCAGCAATCGCACCTGAACAGCATTGAGTGGATCGAGCGGCAGCAGCTGGATGCACCGCTTGAACTGGACACGGACTTTCAAATCCCGATGCTTTCCCTCATGCACCTGGCCTCCGAGGGAATGAATGCATGCAGTATGTCTGCTGCCTACCTCGAGTGGCCCGATGTGCAGGCTGAACGGGCGCGGGCATTGCTCGAATCCGTGCCTTCACCTTCACTGCGCATTGGAATCGCATGGCAGGGAAATCCCGGTGCTGCCATAGATCGCGGGCGCTCGCTTTCAGTTGAGCGACTGCATCCTCTGCTGACAATGCCGGGAATACACTGGTTTTCGCTGCAGAGTCGAGTTGGATTACAGGGAATCGAAGCATGGAGTGAAGCGTGTCCCCACTTTCACGTCTTACCCCAACTGGATGAGTCGGGACTTCCGTT
Coding sequences within:
- a CDS encoding tetratricopeptide repeat-containing glycosyltransferase family protein, whose protein sequence is MDSPEHRPLRPPDSAEFRGKPSEVQAQAWFDHASWAESQGAFSEAVSACMQAWKLQPQHLHYYETLRGLLERHRQVDVLLQVLELGAQLFPDHLPTWVSRSRWLNERGEFSAGMQAARRALALDEHCWEAMGNLGNALRGLGDYNGAASCFEAILQKLPNPAQARFNLACVLLASGDRSRGLQYYESRLELPGYERLRARNSAPHWRGEPLWGKRLLVYAEQGLGDTLMMARYLPWLLQQGAKGVIVEVQKPVCWLLRQQSHLNSIEWIERQQLDAPLELDTDFQIPMLSLMHLASEGMNACSMSAAYLEWPDVQAERARALLESVPSPSLRIGIAWQGNPGAAIDRGRSLSVERLHPLLTMPGIHWFSLQSRVGLQGIEAWSEACPHFHVLPQLDESGLPFEESLTLMRGLDLVITSDTALAHLAGALGVPCWILLQRYPEWRWGLEGDRSCWYESVRLFRQQVPGDWDCVVTAVANALKAL